TGATGTATGTGTGTGAACAATATCATATTGACCGGCTTTCAATTTTTTTGCCAATGTAAATATAGACCTTATATCCTTCAAAGGCTCTATAGAACGGCTCATCGGCGAAAAAAAATACGGAATATCATAAGAATCACTAAATGAAGGATTCAAACCATTCTCGTCTGAATAAATATGAACCTTATATTCATGCTTCTGTAACTCCTGAAGCTTATCCATTAATATATTGTGACTTGATGCAACCGTGCAGATATGAGCAACGCGTTTCATAGTAAAAAACCTTCTTTACAAATTCATAAATAAATGATTAATCTCTCTCTCATATTTTTCTTGTCTAAAAGTATCTATAACGTATGCTTTGCCTTTTTTAGCTAGATGATCCCTTTTTGTTTTATCACTTGTTAAACCCTCGATGGCTTTAGTTAATTGTTCAGTAGACTCTGGTGAAATGACAACACCAAAATCATCGTTAGGGATAATTTCCTGCACTCCCCCAACGTCAGTAGCTATAACTGCACATTCATGATACATCGCTTCAATTAATGATCTTGGTAGCCCTTCTGACCTTGAGGGCAATACTTTAATATCAATTGTTTTCATTACATCTTGGACTCTGTCTGTATAGCCTAGTTCTTGATAACTAATTTCATTTTCAGTCATTTCCTTTTTCAATCTTAACCAATACTGTTCATGCCCCGGGCTTACACCACCTGCAAAAATTAACTCAATCTTTGGTTTAACAGCACTCGATTTCATAGCATCGACTAACAAATCAATTCCTTTCCTCTCGTTAATTGATCCAATATAGCCGATTAAAATCTTTGGATCTGTCTCTTCTGACGGTAAAATATCCTCATACTGATTACTATGATCAGAAAATGTAAATCCTGTATAGATATTAACTATTTTATCCTTATATTTATTCTTTATACTTTCGGATGCTCCATCAAGCACCCCTTTAGCAATTGTTATTATTCTGCTAGATAGTGCAAATCCTAGTTTAGTAACCTGGGAATTCCCAACGTCCGCACGAATATAATAAACTAATGGTTTACGAAGAAGTTTAGCTGCGATCCCCCCATACATTACTGCACGTGCATCATTGGCGTATACAATGTCAATATTGTTCCTTTTTATCAAGAATACTAACCTTAAATTAAAAAACAATATCTGAAATACAACTAGTAATTTCCTAAAGATTGAATAGCTAAGTACACGCCCGCCAAAAGCATTTGCAGATTTCCCCAAAGGAACTATTTTTACATCAATTCCTTCTTCTGTTAAAAATTTGTTAAGTTCCCCATTCCTAGTTGTAACTATATAAGTTTTGAATGTATCCGAATCTAGGGATTTAACCAAATGAGTCATACTTTTTTGGGCACCATAATAAGAATTAAATCTCGGTTCTATCATAAGAATTCGTTTAGCAGACACTATTTTCACCTCTAGGAGTAAGATAATTGCTTTAGGTGAATTTTTCTTCTATCATATATTCATTACTACAACCTGTTCGTTATCCTTATTGACCTAATACTTATCATTTACGACTCTAGCTACGTTATTTAGATTTTCCTGTTTTTCCATAATTCCCTTTTCCTTTTTTCCGTAATTCCCTTTTCTTTTAGTTAGAATTTTTTGGACCAAGAATATAATTAATGTTCCAAGTACAATATGCTTGAATACTTGTGCTGTAAAATTGGTTAAATCAGCCCTAATAATATAAACGATGATAGGCATACTCACAATATAAACCACCATCCATATACTGCTATTAAAAGCACGAGCATAAAGGAACTTGATATAAAAACCTATTATTATGAACCATATTATAACCCCAACATATCCAAAATTAATATATCCTTCAGCTACTATACTAAAACCTTGTCCAAAAGCAGTGTTCGAGAAAAATGTATCATTATACCAACGGTTTGGTGAAATTCCGATCCCAAACAACCCATTTTTTATAGCCCACCAGAGAGTTTCACCATAGAAAAATTCATATTGGTTGAAATTGGTTAATATAACTTTAAGATTACTCGTGGCTGCGCTAAACTCTGATCGTAAAATATCTACAATAAAGTTATCAGATAAAAAACCTCTAGTCTGTCCAGCTGCTAAAAAGTTCTTTAAATGTTGTAAGATAGGTACTGTAGCTAGCCCCACTAAACCCATAGTTATAATTAATGGTCTTGGGATATTCTTATAAAAAACATGTATAACAAACATACTAATCCATATTTGCTTTAGAATTACATCTCTCTCTCCAATAAAAGCAAACACCATAAATGACCAAACCAACATACCTGTTATTAATACAACTGGTAATTTTTGTTTGCTATTAATTTTATTAACTAAAACAAATGCATATAATAATGAAACAGCGTGATAACTTACTGATAAAAATCCCAATGTGGTATTTTCAGTAGAACCAATCTTTTCTGTGTTACCACTTATATAATAATCAATAACGAACAGACTACCGCCTATTAGGAAAATAAACAGTAATGGTTTACTTATAATGGCCATGTTGTTAAAGCCTGTAAAATAATTATTTTGTTCCTTTAAATTTATACTATTAATCCTTACACCTATTACAGCTACAAAAGTGATTATAGCTAACCAGTTTAAAAAAAGAGCTTCATTTACTACGCCTGAATTAAAACTTTCATCATTAATAATTAATATGAGTGGACTAGCTATTGAGTATAATAAAAAGAACGGAAGAAACCAAAAAAAGGGGTGTGTTAAATCAAACTTTATAAAAATAATCGGTAATATGGCTGAAAAAATCAAGATCATTATGTTACCTAAGACATTATTTGTTATAAAGAATAAAGAGCCCAATATAACCAATATAATTAGCAAAGCTGTAAATTTAATGGTTGATTTTTTTATTTGGAAATTATGCATTTTAAAATACCCCTTTAAACTGGGCTCATTTATTTATGATTGTATTTCTAATCATTAATTGGGACACCTTTTTAAATGGATTACTTTTCATTGATATGATAATAACAATGAAGGCAATGATATTTTTTATTGTTCTTTTTTCATCTATACTTAATATATTAATTTTATGGGCCATATTAAGATCGCTTTTCATAAAAGAAGAACCAGCTTGTTTTACTAAATCATCCGAAAGTTGTTTGCTATTTCTTCTCCTAAAAAAAGGTGCATAAAACCCATGTTTTTCAATTAAATCTGGATTTCCTTTAACCTTTTGATCAATGCATTGTCTACTTATTTCATTAAACATCCTTTGCATGACTACTTTATCTGCATTTGTACTCACCCCACCAGGAAGATTAAACCTAGTATAAAGGACTTCCGGGACAATATAGAAATGTGTAATCAAACTCATTCTCATCCACAAATCTCTATCCTGTGCATATTTGAAAAATTCCCTATATCCTCCTACCTGGTTATAGACTGTCCGTCGATACATTACCTCTCCATGTGTAAAGGGATTTTCTTTTTTTAAGAATTCTATTAGAGATGAATTGTCCGGTATTTGTGATCTATAGTGGCGTATCTTCCCTGTTAACTTATTTATACTTTCCACGAAGCAACCAACTATACCTATCTCTTTATTATTTATCAAAATATCTAATTGTTTTTCTATTCTTGCTGAATGAGATAAATCACCAGAACCGTGAATCGCTATAAATTCTCCATTCGCATAGTGTATTGCTTTTTTTATAGATTTTACAAATCCTTGATTTCTATGTGTGATAACCTGTAATCTTTTATCACTAAAAGATTCTAGTTTCTTTAATGTATTATCGGAAGAACCATCATCAACAGCTATGATTTCAAGGTCCTTATGCGTTTGGGACAATAAACTGTTTATAGAATCGATAACATTATCCTCTCTATTAAAATAGACTGTAATAATGGAGACTAGCAAATTCTTTTCCTCTCTTTCAACATAAAAATACATAACAATCAGTTGTTTTATCACTAACGCCATTTAAATTTTTTGATCATACTTGCAATATCCTTATAATCATCTTTTTTTAAAATAATCATGTCGTTTAGTTTAATATTCTCCTTCTTTGCATACACAATTAAAAAGCACACACTTCCGATTATATAGGTAACCGTAGAAGTAATCGCGGCACCAATATAGCCGTATTCAGGTATGAAAATGAAGTTTAAAATAGTATTAAATATTAATGGAGAAAGGAAAACCCAAAAACTGTATAGTGGAAAACCTCTAGCAGCTAAATCTGGATGTAAAATTTTAACTATAACCATTGCTAAAACACCAGGTAGTAATAACCTAATAACGTTAGATGATTCACTAAAGTCTTGTCCATATAGTATATCTATTGCCAAAGGGGCTAAAGCCCAAAAAAGCAGACACAAAAAAAACAAAGCATTGAAACTAAATCTTAGTAACTTGACCGCACGAAAGATCGCACTTTTTGAACTTCTAGAATTGGCACTTCTTGCGAATAAAACTAGCCCAATTGCGGCTGGCAACTGCCATATTAACTCCGCTAGAGTTGTGCCTACTGAATAAATACCAACCTGTTCAGAGTTTGTCATATGTTCAAGAAAGATAATATCTACTCTATAATTAAGCGTTAAAATAAATAATGCTAGTGCAAATGTGACTCCTTTCGAAAATAGAGATTTAAGAATTTGAGTGTCAAAGTTAAAACGAATAGTCGTTATTTGCTTAATAATAAAAGCTGAGTAAATCACAACAATGAATGCCATCAAAAACTGTACAAGCACTGCACCAAAAACATCTAAATTAAGTAACCATACGAGTATTATTACCCCACTAAGGTTAACAATGAACCTAATCAATTCACTGACGTTAATACTTCCAATCTTTTGATTCCCTTGTAAAACGCCTCTAAAGTATTTAAATAATAGATTTAAGGGTATAGTCATAAGAGCAATGCTGAGTAAACCCCAACCATATGTTTGCGCTGAACCAAAGCTATAATAAATTGTTGCAATCAACATGGTTAATACTGACGTTATCACCCATAGTGATAACAATGATGATACAATGTCTTTTGTGGAATAATATCCTCTTCCAATGTAATAGGCTGATGCCTGCCGAACCCCAAGATCAGCAGCAGTCATTAAAATGTTGGGTATCACAAAGATTGCTGTAACAATTCCCTTTCCTTCTGGCCCCAACAATCTAGCCAGAATAACAGAAACAATGAAACTTCCAAATAGGACTATGATTTTAGTTCCGAAAGTGATTATAACATCATACGCTGTGCTTTTTGTTTTGTTTGTCATTATATATCTTTACTTTCGTTCTACATTTCCACCCAATGTATTTATCAACTCTGGGAGATTACTGTATCCTCTTTCAATTTGATAGACATTTGCTATCTCACTTTGCTCATCTGCAGCAAGTGCTGCTAGGACAACAGCAGCGCCCCCTCGGATGTCTGAAGCAATTAAATTTGATGTCCCCATCAGTGGTGAGGACTCTTCAAGGATTGCTACCTGCCCACTTGCTCCATTAACACATGTGAATCCTCCATTTTCAATTGTGATGTTTGCCCCCAGTTTATTCAACTCTTCACAATATAAGAATCTACCGTCCAAGATCGTTTCCTTAATTGTACTGCTACCTTTCGCACGGAGCATAATAATTGCATGGAGTGGTTGAATGTCTGTGTGAAAACCAGGATAGGCTTTAGTTTCTATATTAACGGGTTCTATTTTATAGTTCCCGTCCACAAAAAGTCCGTTTTCTTTTTGTTGTATGTTTAATCCTGCCTTTCGCCATATCGCTACTTCTGTTTCCAGTACATTTTCATTACCACCGATGATTGTTCCATTTCCTTTAGTAACCGCGATCGCTGCTATCATGGTTGAGACAATAATTCGATCACTCATCACACGATATGAAGTTCCATTTAGTTTATCTACACCGATAATTTCTAAGGTGTTTTCATCAGTCCAATGAAATGTAGCTCCCATTTGTTCCAAAAGCTGTATAACATCTAAAACTTCCGGGTTTTTTGCAGCATTCTTCAAAGATGTTACTTTTCCGTTTCTAAGTACACTTGCGAATATTACATTCAGAGTGGCACCAAAGGAAGGATAATAAAATTCAATTTCAGTATGGTTTACATTATCTAGTTCAGGAATCGCTCTTATTCCCTCTCCACTTTCAATAACTTCATGTCCCATATTTTTTAAGGAGAGTACATGTAAATCATGTTTACGGTCGCCGATTTCACATCCGCCCGCTAGTGGTAAATATAGAGAGCAGTCCTTGGCTATACTTCCTCCCAATAATAATAACGAATGACGAATTTTACTTGCTATATTGGGATCCAATTCCGTCGAACGCCAACCTTCTCCATTGACAGTTAAAGTAGTTTCATCCTTACTATTAACCTCTACTCCTACTTCCCTTAATAAGGTTATCAAATTATTAACATCATTAAGTTCTAGTGGAACATTTTTAACTTCTACCATTTCATCTGATAGAGAGGCTGCTACCAAAGCTGGGAGCGCAGCGTTCTTAGCACCCTGCACAACAACTTCACCTTTAAGTGGTTTTCCACCTTTAATTACGTAAGAGTTTGTTGCTTTTGGTCGTTCTTTTAATGATAACTCTGTGAGTTTGCTCATCAAATGCCCCACCCCTCTTTATACAATAATAACCTCAGGTTCCATGGCTATGCCTAATTGCTGTTTGACTTCGTCATACATCAATTGCATCAACTCTTTTATGTGCTTGGATGACGCATTCCCCTTATTTATAATCCAATTTCCGTGCTCTTGGCTTATTAGTGCTTGTCCTATTTGAGTTCCCTTTAACCCTACTTGCTCTACTAATTGCCCAGGATAAGGACCGCCTGGGGGGCTTTTAAATGTGCTGCCGGCAGTAGCGACTTTTAACGGAAATTTCTCTTTGCGGATATCTATCGCTTTCCTTGCTTTGGAAAATGTCTCTTGTTTATTCGATCCATAAGTTAATTTTAGTCGACAACCAATAATGATACGCTTGTTGTTTATCTGAAAATCGCTC
The Salicibibacter kimchii DNA segment above includes these coding regions:
- a CDS encoding glycosyltransferase, which gives rise to MSAKRILMIEPRFNSYYGAQKSMTHLVKSLDSDTFKTYIVTTRNGELNKFLTEEGIDVKIVPLGKSANAFGGRVLSYSIFRKLLVVFQILFFNLRLVFLIKRNNIDIVYANDARAVMYGGIAAKLLRKPLVYYIRADVGNSQVTKLGFALSSRIITIAKGVLDGASESIKNKYKDKIVNIYTGFTFSDHSNQYEDILPSEETDPKILIGYIGSINERKGIDLLVDAMKSSAVKPKIELIFAGGVSPGHEQYWLRLKKEMTENEISYQELGYTDRVQDVMKTIDIKVLPSRSEGLPRSLIEAMYHECAVIATDVGGVQEIIPNDDFGVVISPESTEQLTKAIEGLTSDKTKRDHLAKKGKAYVIDTFRQEKYEREINHLFMNL
- the wzy gene encoding O-antigen polysaccharide polymerase Wzy, which gives rise to MHNFQIKKSTIKFTALLIILVILGSLFFITNNVLGNIMILIFSAILPIIFIKFDLTHPFFWFLPFFLLYSIASPLILIINDESFNSGVVNEALFLNWLAIITFVAVIGVRINSINLKEQNNYFTGFNNMAIISKPLLFIFLIGGSLFVIDYYISGNTEKIGSTENTTLGFLSVSYHAVSLLYAFVLVNKINSKQKLPVVLITGMLVWSFMVFAFIGERDVILKQIWISMFVIHVFYKNIPRPLIITMGLVGLATVPILQHLKNFLAAGQTRGFLSDNFIVDILRSEFSAATSNLKVILTNFNQYEFFYGETLWWAIKNGLFGIGISPNRWYNDTFFSNTAFGQGFSIVAEGYINFGYVGVIIWFIIIGFYIKFLYARAFNSSIWMVVYIVSMPIIVYIIRADLTNFTAQVFKHIVLGTLIIFLVQKILTKRKGNYGKKEKGIMEKQENLNNVARVVNDKY
- a CDS encoding glycosyltransferase, producing MALVIKQLIVMYFYVEREEKNLLVSIITVYFNREDNVIDSINSLLSQTHKDLEIIAVDDGSSDNTLKKLESFSDKRLQVITHRNQGFVKSIKKAIHYANGEFIAIHGSGDLSHSARIEKQLDILINNKEIGIVGCFVESINKLTGKIRHYRSQIPDNSSLIEFLKKENPFTHGEVMYRRTVYNQVGGYREFFKYAQDRDLWMRMSLITHFYIVPEVLYTRFNLPGGVSTNADKVVMQRMFNEISRQCIDQKVKGNPDLIEKHGFYAPFFRRRNSKQLSDDLVKQAGSSFMKSDLNMAHKINILSIDEKRTIKNIIAFIVIIISMKSNPFKKVSQLMIRNTIINK
- a CDS encoding flippase, coding for MTNKTKSTAYDVIITFGTKIIVLFGSFIVSVILARLLGPEGKGIVTAIFVIPNILMTAADLGVRQASAYYIGRGYYSTKDIVSSLLSLWVITSVLTMLIATIYYSFGSAQTYGWGLLSIALMTIPLNLLFKYFRGVLQGNQKIGSINVSELIRFIVNLSGVIILVWLLNLDVFGAVLVQFLMAFIVVIYSAFIIKQITTIRFNFDTQILKSLFSKGVTFALALFILTLNYRVDIIFLEHMTNSEQVGIYSVGTTLAELIWQLPAAIGLVLFARSANSRSSKSAIFRAVKLLRFSFNALFFLCLLFWALAPLAIDILYGQDFSESSNVIRLLLPGVLAMVIVKILHPDLAARGFPLYSFWVFLSPLIFNTILNFIFIPEYGYIGAAITSTVTYIIGSVCFLIVYAKKENIKLNDMIILKKDDYKDIASMIKKFKWR
- a CDS encoding UDP-N-acetylglucosamine 1-carboxyvinyltransferase; translated protein: MSKLTELSLKERPKATNSYVIKGGKPLKGEVVVQGAKNAALPALVAASLSDEMVEVKNVPLELNDVNNLITLLREVGVEVNSKDETTLTVNGEGWRSTELDPNIASKIRHSLLLLGGSIAKDCSLYLPLAGGCEIGDRKHDLHVLSLKNMGHEVIESGEGIRAIPELDNVNHTEIEFYYPSFGATLNVIFASVLRNGKVTSLKNAAKNPEVLDVIQLLEQMGATFHWTDENTLEIIGVDKLNGTSYRVMSDRIIVSTMIAAIAVTKGNGTIIGGNENVLETEVAIWRKAGLNIQQKENGLFVDGNYKIEPVNIETKAYPGFHTDIQPLHAIIMLRAKGSSTIKETILDGRFLYCEELNKLGANITIENGGFTCVNGASGQVAILEESSPLMGTSNLIASDIRGGAAVVLAALAADEQSEIANVYQIERGYSNLPELINTLGGNVERK